The stretch of DNA TGCAGCCGGATTATTTGGGCTTTATATTTCATCCCGGCTCTCCACGCTTTGTGGATGATCTTTCCGTATTAAAAGCTGTTCCAGCTTCTATAAAGAAGGTGGCCGTATTTGTAAATGAAAGCCTCGAAAAGGTAATGGATTTGGTGGCTCAATATGATTTTGATGCTGTACAACTTCACGGATCTGAAAAACCGGATTATTGCTCGCAATTAAAATCGCCAACAGTGGAAGTTATTAAAGCTTTTGGAGTGGATGAATCATTTGACTTTAATCAGTTAAAAAGATATAAAGATGCATGTGATGCATTCTTGTTCGATACAAAATCAGCTCAATATGGTGGTACGGGGCTGGCTTTTAATTGGCAATTATTAAAACAATATGACCAGTCAAAGCCGTATTTTTTAAGTGGTGGCTTAGGAATTGA from Solitalea canadensis DSM 3403 encodes:
- a CDS encoding phosphoribosylanthranilate isomerase — protein: MKIKICGMKHRDNIIEVATLQPDYLGFIFHPGSPRFVDDLSVLKAVPASIKKVAVFVNESLEKVMDLVAQYDFDAVQLHGSEKPDYCSQLKSPTVEVIKAFGVDESFDFNQLKRYKDACDAFLFDTKSAQYGGTGLAFNWQLLKQYDQSKPYFLSGGLGIENSNDIASFNSSGGNIGTLDFNSKLEVSPGLKDVEKVREVINKMRNL